From Halobacterium sp. R2-5, the proteins below share one genomic window:
- a CDS encoding DUF368 domain-containing protein → MAGRDWLAVYLKGAAMGAADAVPGVSGGTIALITGIYERLVGAIAALDPVDALGLLALVPKLGSRDAREEFAETLVRMDVPFLALLGFGVVTAVVTVANLVHVAIADFPGVTFAFFFGLIAASVVVLLSEVSVDTPRRIAAGVVGFVLAFVLSGQAQSGALPEVLPVVFLAGAVAICAMVLPGVSGSLLLLTFGMYDTMTSAVSDVTSAALDGDVAASVEPLTTLVVFTGGAVVGVLSFARVVEWALEHYRAATLTFLVALMAGALRAPAIQITDATPEWTATRAGVLLASAVVGAAAVLVIDATTDDLDY, encoded by the coding sequence ATGGCGGGACGCGACTGGCTGGCGGTCTACCTGAAGGGCGCGGCGATGGGCGCCGCCGACGCCGTCCCCGGCGTCTCCGGTGGGACGATCGCGCTCATCACGGGCATCTACGAACGCCTCGTCGGCGCCATCGCGGCGCTCGACCCGGTGGACGCGCTCGGCCTGCTCGCACTCGTGCCGAAACTCGGCAGCCGTGACGCCCGCGAGGAGTTCGCGGAGACGCTCGTCCGGATGGACGTGCCGTTCCTCGCACTGCTCGGATTCGGCGTCGTGACCGCGGTCGTCACGGTCGCGAACCTCGTCCACGTCGCCATCGCGGACTTCCCGGGCGTGACGTTCGCGTTCTTCTTCGGGCTCATCGCGGCGTCGGTCGTCGTGCTGCTCAGTGAGGTGTCCGTCGACACGCCCCGCCGAATCGCGGCCGGCGTCGTCGGGTTCGTGCTCGCGTTCGTCCTGAGCGGGCAGGCCCAGTCCGGCGCGCTCCCCGAGGTCCTCCCCGTGGTCTTCCTCGCGGGCGCCGTCGCCATCTGCGCGATGGTGCTGCCGGGCGTCTCGGGGTCGCTGCTGCTGTTGACGTTCGGGATGTACGACACGATGACGTCGGCGGTCAGCGACGTCACGAGCGCCGCGCTCGACGGCGACGTCGCCGCGAGCGTAGAGCCGTTGACGACGCTCGTGGTGTTCACGGGGGGCGCGGTCGTCGGCGTGCTGTCGTTCGCGCGCGTCGTCGAGTGGGCGCTCGAACACTACCGCGCGGCGACGCTGACGTTCCTCGTCGCGCTCATGGCGGGCGCGCTGCGGGCGCCGGCCATCCAGATCACCGACGCGACCCCCGAGTGGACTGCGACCCGGGCGGGCGTCCTGCTCGCCTCCGCGGTCGTCGGCGCGGCGGCCGTGCTCGTCATCGACGCGACGACGGACGACCTCGACTACTGA
- a CDS encoding enolase C-terminal domain-like protein, whose translation MIRRFALPLARPLETARGAIDERRGFVFARNSGVGEATPLPGWTESLDECERALEVADEAADWNAALSACEDAPAARHAVSLAKLDSEARDADASLARYLADDPAGSVPVNATVGDGSPEQTADEARAAAERGFETVKVKVGARSVEADVERLRAVWDATDVTLRTDANGAWTREQATDAFDAFADLGVEYVEQPLPAPDLAGHAELRGGDVGLALDESLTEHALADALGAADYVILKPMALGGVDRALTAAREARDVGVDPVVTTTVDAVVARTAAVHLAAAIPDVSACGIATADRLADDLAPDPAPVVSGRIRVPDAPGHGVDPAEVDADA comes from the coding sequence ATGATCCGGCGCTTCGCGCTCCCGCTCGCGCGGCCGCTGGAGACCGCCCGCGGCGCCATCGACGAGCGCCGCGGGTTCGTCTTCGCTCGCAACAGTGGTGTCGGCGAAGCGACCCCGCTCCCGGGCTGGACCGAGTCACTGGACGAGTGCGAGCGAGCACTCGAAGTCGCCGACGAAGCGGCGGACTGGAACGCCGCCCTATCCGCCTGCGAGGACGCGCCGGCGGCCAGACACGCCGTCTCGCTCGCGAAACTCGACTCGGAGGCCCGCGACGCGGACGCCTCGCTCGCCCGCTACCTCGCCGACGACCCCGCCGGCTCCGTCCCGGTGAACGCTACTGTCGGCGACGGCTCACCGGAGCAGACCGCCGACGAGGCGCGAGCGGCCGCGGAGCGCGGGTTCGAGACGGTGAAAGTGAAAGTCGGCGCGCGCTCCGTCGAAGCGGACGTCGAGCGCCTGCGCGCAGTCTGGGACGCGACCGACGTGACCCTCCGCACAGACGCGAACGGCGCGTGGACGCGCGAACAGGCCACCGACGCCTTCGACGCGTTCGCCGACCTCGGCGTCGAGTACGTCGAACAGCCGCTGCCGGCCCCAGACCTCGCGGGCCACGCCGAACTCCGGGGCGGCGACGTCGGCCTCGCACTCGACGAGTCGCTGACCGAGCACGCGCTCGCAGACGCCCTCGGCGCCGCGGATTACGTGATTCTGAAACCGATGGCGCTCGGGGGCGTCGACCGCGCGCTCACCGCCGCTCGCGAAGCCCGCGATGTGGGCGTCGACCCCGTCGTGACGACGACGGTCGACGCGGTCGTCGCTCGCACGGCCGCCGTCCACCTCGCTGCCGCGATTCCCGACGTGTCGGCGTGCGGGATCGCGACGGCCGACAGGCTCGCCGACGACCTCGCACCCGACCCCGCGCCCGTCGTGAGCGGCCGGATTCGCGTGCCCGATGCGCCCGGTCACGGGGTCGACCCCGCGGAGGTGGACGCGGATGCGTGA
- a CDS encoding oligosaccharyl transferase, archaeosortase A system-associated, translating into MSETNEASRDSSTTPDSALDALENWYHVPVLGAVLAFMFWVRVQAWENFTQNGEVYFSGNDAYYHFRQVMYTVQNWPSTMPYDIWTGFPTGVGVGQFGTLFDQIVATVALLVGLGSPSQETVSMTLLFAPPVFAALLTIPTYLIGKRLGGRLGGVFAAVILGLLPGYFLSRSLVGAADHNGAEPLFQAFAVLATMVALAVAEREKPVYEQFLDRDVAGLRRVVGWSVLAGAATAAYMWVWPPGILLVGIFGVFYLVKLTSDYYSGTSPDHVAVVGAVSSVTTGLLMLVPLSTLSFSPSQFSILQPLFSIAVGVGAVFLAWLAREWDNRELDATTYPLAVLGILVVALGVTTVVLPNFWGMLQSNLLRFVGFSAGAATRTIGEAQPFLSRTGRYGLGMFGVIFLEYGLAFFTALLGAAWILLRPHFRSGNPRRIGGAAAAVLVVGLVFAVPGIGDAVGTLFGVDGQLGSLAIVGVTLLAVTVTGEYDAEKLLVVVWGAFIASAAFTQVRFNYYLVVPVVVLNAYVLKVVLGFVSLDKPASQVEDVDWYQVGTVVAVVLLVLVPIAAPVAASATGGGASPVRLTNNQGQQVPLQSATTVGASNGPGAVTVWDDAMEWMDENTPDQGTYGGADNADQMEYYGTYSQTDDYDYPEGAYGVMSWWDYGHWMTVEGHTIPVANPFQQHASEAANFLLAQNETEAANALEVVNEDDAKTRYVAVDSQMVSPQEKFSAPTVFYDGPRDLTYRDYVTQTYAGQFSDGQLQRQPQPYFQLREQPYYESLMVRLYQYHGSAKQPDPLVVDWESDPGAPVFDASQQSPFRQFDTLSEAEAYVANDSTSQIGGYGRSPPEYVDALQHYRLIGSSDDTGVKLFERVEGATVEGTGPANTTVTASVTLNMTDLSQGGQTPQFTYTQRAETGPDGEFTMTLPYSTTGYDEYGPENGYTNTSVRGAGPYEFTTGPTTSEDLTTVEWNATADVTEGQVLGTEETTTEVDLERHVVDRPEGAEQNDTSNETQSLASPDAVTTETSTASADSGSAPVDAQSPFGAAAALAAPAVVGALARRYA; encoded by the coding sequence ATGAGCGAGACGAACGAGGCATCGAGGGATTCCTCCACGACGCCCGATTCAGCCCTCGACGCTCTCGAAAACTGGTACCACGTACCCGTGCTGGGCGCTGTCCTCGCGTTCATGTTCTGGGTGCGCGTGCAGGCGTGGGAGAACTTCACGCAGAACGGCGAAGTGTACTTCTCCGGGAACGACGCGTACTACCACTTCCGGCAGGTTATGTACACGGTCCAGAACTGGCCGTCGACGATGCCATACGATATTTGGACCGGGTTCCCAACCGGAGTGGGCGTCGGTCAGTTCGGGACGCTGTTCGACCAAATCGTCGCGACAGTCGCACTTCTCGTCGGGCTCGGCAGCCCCTCCCAAGAGACCGTCTCGATGACACTGCTGTTCGCTCCGCCGGTCTTCGCCGCACTACTCACGATTCCGACGTACCTCATCGGGAAGCGTCTGGGCGGCCGGCTCGGCGGCGTCTTCGCCGCAGTCATTCTCGGACTCCTTCCAGGTTACTTCCTCTCGCGGAGCCTCGTCGGCGCTGCGGACCACAACGGCGCGGAGCCGCTGTTCCAGGCGTTCGCAGTCCTCGCGACGATGGTCGCGCTCGCCGTCGCGGAACGCGAGAAACCCGTCTACGAGCAGTTCCTCGACCGTGACGTCGCAGGCCTCCGCCGTGTCGTCGGCTGGAGCGTCCTCGCCGGCGCCGCCACCGCGGCCTACATGTGGGTGTGGCCGCCCGGCATCCTGCTGGTCGGCATCTTCGGCGTGTTCTACCTCGTGAAGCTGACAAGCGACTACTACAGCGGCACGAGCCCAGACCACGTTGCCGTCGTCGGCGCCGTCAGCTCGGTGACAACCGGCCTCCTGATGCTGGTGCCGCTGTCGACGCTCTCCTTCTCTCCGTCCCAGTTCTCTATCCTCCAGCCGCTGTTCTCGATCGCAGTCGGTGTCGGCGCGGTGTTCCTGGCGTGGCTCGCCCGCGAGTGGGACAACCGTGAACTCGACGCCACTACGTACCCGCTCGCAGTGTTGGGTATCCTCGTCGTCGCGCTCGGTGTGACGACGGTCGTGCTCCCCAACTTCTGGGGGATGCTCCAGTCGAATCTCCTGCGCTTCGTCGGCTTCAGTGCCGGCGCAGCGACCCGCACCATCGGCGAGGCGCAGCCGTTCCTTTCGCGGACGGGCCGCTACGGCCTGGGAATGTTCGGCGTCATCTTCCTCGAGTACGGACTCGCGTTCTTCACGGCGCTCCTCGGCGCGGCGTGGATTCTCCTCCGACCGCACTTCCGCAGCGGCAACCCGCGACGCATCGGCGGTGCGGCGGCCGCAGTCCTCGTGGTCGGTCTCGTGTTCGCGGTGCCGGGCATCGGTGACGCGGTCGGCACGCTCTTCGGCGTGGACGGCCAGCTCGGCTCGCTCGCCATCGTCGGCGTCACGCTGCTCGCGGTCACGGTGACCGGCGAGTACGACGCGGAGAAACTGCTCGTGGTCGTCTGGGGTGCGTTCATCGCCTCGGCGGCGTTCACGCAGGTGCGGTTCAACTACTACCTCGTCGTGCCGGTCGTCGTGCTGAACGCGTACGTGCTCAAAGTCGTGCTCGGCTTCGTGAGCCTCGACAAGCCGGCCTCCCAGGTCGAGGACGTCGACTGGTACCAGGTCGGCACGGTCGTCGCGGTCGTCCTGCTGGTGCTCGTCCCCATTGCGGCACCCGTAGCTGCGTCCGCGACCGGCGGCGGCGCCAGCCCGGTTCGACTGACGAACAACCAGGGCCAGCAGGTGCCCCTGCAGTCGGCGACGACAGTCGGCGCGTCGAACGGTCCCGGCGCGGTGACAGTGTGGGACGACGCGATGGAGTGGATGGACGAGAACACGCCCGACCAGGGTACCTACGGCGGCGCGGACAACGCCGACCAGATGGAGTACTACGGGACGTACAGCCAGACCGACGACTACGACTACCCCGAGGGTGCGTACGGCGTGATGTCGTGGTGGGACTACGGCCACTGGATGACCGTCGAGGGCCACACCATCCCGGTCGCGAACCCGTTCCAGCAGCACGCGAGTGAGGCCGCGAACTTCCTGCTCGCGCAGAACGAGACGGAGGCCGCGAACGCGCTCGAAGTCGTCAACGAGGACGACGCGAAGACGCGCTACGTCGCGGTGGATTCCCAGATGGTCTCGCCCCAGGAGAAGTTCAGCGCGCCGACGGTCTTCTACGACGGCCCGCGAGATCTCACCTACCGTGACTACGTCACGCAGACGTACGCCGGCCAGTTCTCCGACGGGCAGCTCCAGCGGCAGCCCCAGCCCTACTTCCAGCTCCGGGAGCAGCCGTACTACGAGTCGCTGATGGTGCGGCTCTACCAGTACCACGGCAGCGCGAAGCAGCCCGACCCGCTGGTCGTCGACTGGGAGTCCGACCCCGGCGCGCCGGTCTTCGACGCGAGCCAGCAGAGCCCGTTCCGGCAGTTCGACACGCTGAGTGAGGCCGAAGCGTACGTGGCGAACGACTCCACGTCCCAGATCGGTGGGTACGGGCGCAGCCCGCCGGAGTACGTCGACGCCCTCCAGCACTACCGGCTCATCGGGTCGAGCGACGACACCGGCGTGAAGCTCTTCGAGCGCGTCGAGGGCGCGACCGTCGAGGGCACCGGGCCCGCGAACACGACGGTGACCGCGTCGGTCACGCTGAACATGACCGACCTCTCGCAGGGCGGGCAGACGCCGCAGTTCACGTACACGCAGCGCGCCGAGACCGGGCCGGACGGCGAGTTCACGATGACGCTCCCGTACTCGACGACCGGCTACGACGAGTACGGCCCCGAGAACGGCTACACGAACACGTCCGTCCGCGGCGCGGGCCCCTACGAGTTCACGACGGGGCCGACGACCTCGGAGGACCTGACGACCGTCGAGTGGAACGCGACTGCCGACGTCACCGAGGGACAGGTCCTCGGCACTGAGGAGACCACGACCGAGGTCGACCTGGAGCGCCACGTCGTCGACCGCCCGGAAGGCGCGGAGCAGAACGACACGAGCAACGAGACGCAGTCGCTGGCGTCGCCGGACGCGGTGACGACCGAGACGTCCACTGCGTCCGCGGACTCGGGTAGCGCGCCGGTCGACGCGCAGTCGCCGTTCGGCGCGGCCGCAGCGCTCGCGGCGCCAGCGGTCGTCGGCGCGCTCGCCCGCCGGTACGCCTGA
- a CDS encoding 1,4-dihydroxy-2-naphthoate polyprenyltransferase, producing the protein MTDTADVSRREAWLIAARPHTLPVAAAPILVAVGLAVRDGVFAPLPAFAAFVGAALIQIGTNFANDYYDAVQGADTEDREGFTRVTAGGLIEPGEVKRAMYLTFAAAILVGTYLVWVGGVPILVVGLVSVASGIAYTGGPYPLGYHGLGDLFVFVFFGVVAVTGAYYVQAASFVAGVPVGIPEGSVTLVSFVASLPIAAIATNILVVNNVRDRDEDATTGKRTLAVRFGYTFSRVQFAALLVLAYAVPVWFFARNGSPAVFLPYLSLPLAASVTKTIFTRTDGDALNPALTRTGQLLALYALLFGVGLAA; encoded by the coding sequence ATGACCGACACGGCTGACGTCTCCCGGCGGGAGGCGTGGCTCATCGCCGCGCGCCCGCACACGCTCCCGGTCGCGGCCGCCCCCATCCTGGTCGCAGTCGGGCTGGCGGTCCGCGACGGCGTGTTCGCGCCGCTGCCCGCGTTCGCCGCGTTCGTCGGCGCGGCGCTCATCCAGATCGGTACGAACTTCGCGAACGACTACTACGACGCCGTGCAGGGCGCCGACACCGAGGACCGCGAGGGGTTCACGCGCGTCACGGCGGGCGGGCTCATCGAACCCGGCGAGGTCAAGCGCGCGATGTACCTCACGTTCGCCGCCGCCATCCTCGTCGGCACGTACCTCGTCTGGGTGGGCGGCGTCCCCATCCTCGTCGTCGGTCTCGTGAGCGTCGCGTCCGGCATCGCGTACACCGGCGGCCCGTACCCCCTTGGCTACCACGGCCTCGGCGACCTCTTCGTGTTCGTCTTCTTCGGCGTCGTCGCCGTCACCGGCGCGTACTACGTGCAGGCCGCGAGCTTCGTCGCCGGCGTCCCGGTCGGCATCCCCGAGGGCTCGGTGACGCTCGTCTCGTTCGTCGCGAGCCTCCCCATCGCGGCTATCGCGACGAACATCCTCGTCGTGAACAACGTCCGCGACCGCGACGAGGACGCCACCACGGGCAAGCGCACGCTCGCCGTGCGGTTCGGCTACACGTTCTCCCGCGTCCAGTTCGCCGCGCTGCTCGTGCTCGCGTACGCCGTCCCCGTCTGGTTCTTCGCTCGTAACGGCAGCCCCGCGGTGTTCCTGCCGTACCTCTCGCTCCCGCTCGCCGCGAGCGTCACGAAGACCATCTTCACGCGGACGGACGGCGACGCGCTCAACCCCGCGCTCACGCGCACCGGACAGTTGCTCGCGCTGTACGCGCTCCTGTTCGGCGTCGGCCTCGCCGCATGA
- a CDS encoding glycosyltransferase family 4 protein: MVRSDFEIQPEPVFLYYDPHPVHEKMAECVGAEMVQCQTGSPIDRILAGRSHDFGDRPVILEGGVPLAEGTVLKALGTSGPVIALGADSTYHDIVDPLPSRSRTSRFTHRFAQRFVDGTLAVSERIATIAERFTDGPVRVTHPFIEANRYSLLRELDSSLDGTRILCVGKYREKNGQDILVDAMPRVDADVTVDFVGPDTTEISETDQITTHGFVSEQRLVELFESAALMVFPAPVGAFPVATLEGLCAGLPVVTTPGVGTATLVRGVNGRLLADPTSVDVADAIDWYFSLPQERRAELGRRAANYGSGFDEETGLDLFAFQLRNLLADLGYDTTTND, translated from the coding sequence ATGGTCCGATCGGACTTCGAAATACAACCAGAGCCAGTCTTCCTATACTACGACCCCCATCCAGTCCACGAGAAGATGGCGGAGTGCGTGGGCGCCGAGATGGTACAGTGTCAGACTGGCAGCCCGATTGACCGGATTCTCGCAGGCCGAAGCCATGATTTCGGTGACCGGCCGGTCATTCTCGAAGGAGGCGTTCCACTCGCCGAAGGCACCGTCCTGAAGGCGCTGGGAACGTCGGGGCCGGTGATCGCACTCGGTGCTGATTCGACGTACCACGACATCGTCGACCCGCTGCCGAGTCGTAGTCGAACGAGTCGGTTCACGCATCGATTCGCGCAACGGTTCGTCGATGGTACACTTGCGGTGAGTGAGCGCATCGCCACCATTGCCGAACGATTCACTGACGGCCCAGTTCGAGTAACGCACCCGTTCATCGAAGCCAATCGGTACTCGCTACTTCGCGAACTCGATTCATCGCTCGATGGAACTCGGATACTCTGTGTCGGGAAGTACCGAGAGAAGAACGGACAGGACATCCTCGTGGACGCGATGCCGCGAGTCGACGCCGACGTGACTGTTGACTTCGTCGGTCCCGACACGACGGAGATCAGCGAAACGGACCAGATAACGACCCACGGGTTCGTGAGCGAACAGCGGCTCGTCGAACTGTTCGAGTCCGCGGCGCTGATGGTATTCCCAGCGCCAGTCGGAGCGTTCCCAGTGGCGACCCTAGAGGGACTCTGCGCGGGCCTACCTGTCGTCACAACGCCGGGTGTCGGCACGGCTACGCTCGTACGGGGCGTGAACGGGCGCCTCCTTGCGGACCCGACATCGGTGGACGTGGCGGACGCCATCGACTGGTACTTCTCGCTCCCACAGGAGCGGCGCGCTGAGCTCGGTCGTCGTGCAGCAAACTACGGCTCTGGGTTCGACGAGGAGACGGGACTGGACTTGTTTGCGTTCCAGCTGAGAAACCTCCTCGCCGACCTGGGATACGACACCACCACAAATGACTGA
- a CDS encoding NRDE family protein: MCTLAFAWQAFDEAPLVVGANRDEAVGRPSSPPAVRGANPEVLMPRDEDAGGTWIGVNEHRVFVGVTNRRVDLEGERSRGLLVTDALAAGSADDAIEVVEREVADRAYAGFNLVVADENECVLVEWDGVLRTHAFDPGTHVVVNAGFDDGTEKSTAIRDALRGHDSAAAWRDAAREALADHETDACVHRDGFGTRSSSLVTVRADGGVRYEFADGPPCETEYRDVDAALPRGEQRGDGQL, encoded by the coding sequence GTGTGTACGCTGGCATTCGCGTGGCAGGCGTTCGACGAGGCGCCGCTCGTGGTCGGGGCGAACCGCGACGAAGCCGTCGGCAGACCGTCCTCGCCGCCCGCCGTCCGCGGCGCGAATCCCGAGGTACTGATGCCGAGAGACGAAGACGCGGGCGGGACGTGGATCGGCGTGAACGAGCACCGCGTGTTCGTCGGCGTGACGAACCGCCGCGTCGACCTCGAAGGCGAGCGCTCGCGCGGCCTCCTCGTCACCGACGCGCTCGCCGCGGGGAGCGCCGACGACGCTATCGAGGTCGTCGAGCGCGAGGTCGCCGACCGCGCGTACGCGGGGTTCAACCTCGTCGTCGCCGACGAGAACGAGTGCGTGCTCGTCGAGTGGGACGGCGTGCTGCGGACGCACGCCTTCGACCCCGGAACGCACGTCGTCGTGAACGCCGGCTTCGACGACGGAACGGAGAAGTCGACTGCGATTCGGGACGCGCTGCGTGGTCACGACAGCGCCGCGGCGTGGCGTGACGCCGCGCGCGAGGCGCTCGCCGACCACGAGACCGACGCGTGTGTCCACCGCGACGGCTTCGGCACGCGCTCGTCGTCGCTCGTGACGGTCCGCGCGGACGGCGGCGTGCGCTACGAGTTCGCGGACGGCCCGCCGTGCGAAACCGAGTACCGGGACGTGGACGCAGCCCTCCCCCGCGGCGAGCAACGAGGAGACGGTCAACTTTAA
- a CDS encoding glycosyltransferase — translation METAVVHDGTIHPGGAVNVVTEAAHALDADLYIGFSGKDWSWWETRVPNEVTLLRKTSRSGTLNDIRTARSILNLDLREYDLVLSSGPATKFFQPYDDQLHVHYLHHPPLASLWFTGGLFSYLVKIVDRIETSAIPHLIANSELTSTRVFRQYGQGVDRVIPPPVDVEQFSSDTERVESQLVMVGRLEDRKRPRVAVNAMQELPDCTLKLVGDGPLREEIERTAPSNVDILGYVDDQTLRSTIEESAAGVFLAEREDFGITPIEYMAAGTPVVGVDEPNTNNQVDEDTGVLVEPTPEAVVTGIQDVLRGDWDRQVLRNRSYDYSTERFRADLREFVETVYF, via the coding sequence ATGGAGACTGCGGTAGTTCACGACGGAACCATCCACCCGGGCGGTGCGGTGAACGTCGTCACGGAGGCTGCTCACGCCCTCGACGCGGACCTCTACATCGGATTCTCCGGAAAGGACTGGAGTTGGTGGGAAACTCGGGTTCCAAACGAGGTTACGCTTCTCCGGAAAACATCACGGAGCGGCACGCTCAACGATATCAGGACTGCCCGGTCGATTCTCAACCTCGACCTGCGAGAATACGATCTCGTGCTATCGAGTGGTCCGGCCACGAAATTCTTCCAGCCGTACGATGACCAACTCCACGTCCACTACCTCCACCATCCGCCGCTGGCATCACTGTGGTTCACTGGCGGCCTGTTCTCCTATCTCGTCAAGATAGTTGACCGGATCGAAACGTCCGCAATCCCACACCTGATCGCGAACAGCGAGCTCACGTCTACCCGCGTCTTCCGGCAGTACGGTCAAGGCGTCGACCGTGTAATTCCACCACCGGTGGACGTGGAGCAATTCTCGTCGGACACCGAACGAGTCGAGTCACAGCTCGTGATGGTCGGCCGACTTGAAGACCGAAAGCGCCCGCGTGTGGCTGTCAACGCGATGCAAGAACTACCGGACTGTACACTCAAGCTGGTCGGCGACGGCCCGCTGCGCGAGGAAATCGAACGGACCGCTCCGTCGAACGTCGACATCCTCGGGTACGTCGACGACCAGACCCTCAGGTCAACTATTGAGGAAAGCGCTGCAGGAGTTTTCTTGGCGGAGCGAGAGGATTTTGGCATCACGCCAATCGAATACATGGCCGCAGGCACGCCGGTGGTGGGTGTTGACGAACCGAACACGAACAATCAGGTTGACGAGGACACTGGCGTCCTAGTCGAACCGACACCCGAAGCCGTCGTGACCGGAATCCAGGACGTGCTTCGGGGAGACTGGGACCGACAAGTGCTCCGGAACCGTTCATATGACTACAGTACGGAGCGGTTCCGCGCGGACTTGCGCGAGTTCGTCGAAACGGTGTACTTTTAA
- the menE gene encoding o-succinylbenzoate--CoA ligase, with amino-acid sequence MRDAVALQARSNPGGTALVDAATGSSWTFRELDADVEETAGRLAACGVRGGDRVAVLMENRPAFVRLVFACARLGAVLVPLNARLAGPELRAQAERVGPALVVCESDTEDAARALPVPAVSVDASSDVERFAAHSPEAVEPADLSWTDTRAVMFTSGTTGDPKAVRLTYANFAASAVASAFRLGVLPGDRWLCPLSLYHMGGLSVVLRSALYGTTAVLARGFDADETRAALADYDCTGVSLVPTMLTRLLDAGGLPDSLRFALVGGAPTPPELVERALDAGVPVCPTFGMTETTSQVATLHATEAADRPDSVGRPLLGTDVTVLGDDGEVLSRGETGELVVSGPTVTPGYLSADANGERFCEHGLRTGDFGFVDADGFLHVGGRQTDQIVTGGENVHPEEVTDALRDHPGVADAAVVGLPDEEWGERVAALVVRESDGVTAEDLRAFCEDRLAGYKHPRTVAFADELPRTASGTVDREAVRDELAGEN; translated from the coding sequence ATGCGTGACGCCGTCGCGCTCCAGGCACGGAGCAATCCCGGCGGGACCGCGCTCGTCGACGCCGCCACTGGCTCGTCGTGGACGTTCCGCGAGCTCGACGCTGACGTCGAGGAGACCGCGGGACGGCTCGCCGCGTGTGGCGTCCGAGGTGGCGACCGCGTCGCGGTGTTGATGGAGAACCGCCCCGCGTTCGTCCGGCTGGTGTTCGCGTGTGCCCGCCTCGGCGCCGTGCTCGTGCCGCTGAACGCCAGGCTCGCCGGTCCCGAACTCCGCGCGCAGGCCGAGCGCGTCGGCCCCGCGCTCGTCGTCTGCGAGAGCGACACCGAGGACGCTGCCCGAGCGCTCCCCGTGCCGGCGGTGAGCGTCGACGCTTCGAGTGACGTCGAGCGATTCGCCGCGCACTCGCCGGAGGCCGTCGAGCCCGCGGACCTGTCGTGGACGGACACGCGTGCCGTGATGTTCACCTCGGGGACCACGGGCGACCCGAAGGCCGTCCGGCTGACGTACGCGAACTTCGCCGCGAGCGCCGTCGCGAGCGCGTTCCGCCTCGGCGTGCTCCCCGGGGACCGCTGGCTCTGCCCGCTGTCGCTGTACCACATGGGCGGGCTGTCGGTCGTCCTTCGCTCGGCGCTCTACGGGACGACTGCGGTGCTCGCGCGCGGGTTCGACGCCGACGAGACGCGCGCGGCGCTCGCCGACTACGACTGCACGGGCGTCTCCCTCGTCCCGACGATGCTCACCCGGCTGCTCGATGCCGGCGGACTCCCAGACAGTCTGCGTTTCGCGCTCGTCGGCGGCGCGCCCACGCCGCCCGAACTCGTGGAGCGCGCGCTCGACGCCGGCGTTCCGGTCTGCCCGACGTTCGGGATGACCGAGACCACCTCGCAGGTCGCGACGCTGCACGCGACGGAGGCCGCCGACCGGCCCGACAGCGTCGGCCGGCCGCTGCTCGGCACGGACGTGACCGTCCTCGGCGACGACGGCGAGGTGCTGTCTCGGGGCGAGACCGGCGAACTCGTCGTCTCCGGGCCGACGGTCACGCCCGGCTACCTCTCCGCGGACGCGAACGGGGAGCGGTTCTGCGAGCACGGCCTCCGCACGGGCGACTTCGGGTTCGTGGACGCCGATGGCTTCCTCCACGTCGGCGGCCGGCAGACCGACCAGATCGTCACGGGCGGCGAGAACGTCCACCCCGAGGAGGTCACCGACGCGCTCCGCGACCACCCGGGCGTCGCGGACGCCGCGGTCGTCGGCCTCCCGGACGAGGAGTGGGGCGAGCGCGTCGCTGCGCTCGTCGTCCGAGAGAGCGACGGCGTGACCGCCGAGGACCTCCGCGCGTTCTGCGAGGACCGCCTCGCGGGCTACAAGCACCCGCGGACCGTCGCGTTCGCCGACGAGCTACCTCGAACTGCCTCCGGGACCGTCGACCGCGAGGCCGTCCGGGACGAGCTCGCCGGCGAGAACTAA